The following nucleotide sequence is from Psychroflexus torquis ATCC 700755.
TATGAAAATACCCGACACAACATCGGATTTAAAATTCTGGATACCTTGGCAGAAAAAAAAGAAGTGAGTTTTGAACCAGATAGGTATGGAGATAAAGCTGAAGTCTCTTTTAAAGGGCGTAAGTTTATTCTCATAAAACCTAGTACATTTATGAACCTGAGTGGTAAAGCGGTAAGGTATTGGCTCGAAAAAGAAAACATCGCCATAGACAACCTTATAGTGATCACCGATGACCTTAACCTCAACTTTGGGATTTTTCGCCTTAAGGCAAAAGGAAGCGACGGTGGACATAATGGTCTTAAACATATCCAAAGCATACTCCAAACTACTCAATACCCGCGATTCCGATTTGGAATAAGTGATGAGTTTTCCAAAGGAAAACAAATTGATTATGTACTAAGCAATTGGGATGAGGAGGAAAAAACCCA
It contains:
- the pth gene encoding aminoacyl-tRNA hydrolase; the protein is MRAFFARLLTKDKKEEENPMKKFLIVGLGNPGPKYENTRHNIGFKILDTLAEKKEVSFEPDRYGDKAEVSFKGRKFILIKPSTFMNLSGKAVRYWLEKENIAIDNLIVITDDLNLNFGIFRLKAKGSDGGHNGLKHIQSILQTTQYPRFRFGISDEFSKGKQIDYVLSNWDEEEKTQLKERLDASAELILSFGTAGIHNTMNTFNGK